The following proteins come from a genomic window of Miscanthus floridulus cultivar M001 chromosome 2, ASM1932011v1, whole genome shotgun sequence:
- the LOC136536557 gene encoding pentatricopeptide repeat-containing protein At4g21705, mitochondrial-like, which yields MVARRSGGFVRAARVRGFRGKGKKGSRRELGRNGQKPKGPTGYGKASAKPPTATPFAMASLFVAARRLLSLGRRGGLLPVPPSRAVATSSRSNSKKERPPPARPQSLQSTLWPLGHPGTLLVPEIELWAARPRNCLRAVELQHIVKELCKRRRHHQALEVSEWMNLKDHVKFLPKDHAIHLDLIGQVHGVGAAETYFNNLFDKDKTEKPYGALLNCYT from the exons atggtggcgcggCGCTCCGGCGGCTTTGTGCGGGCCGCTAGAGTGCGAGGGTTTCgggggaaggggaagaagggaagCCGACGAGAATTGGGCCGAAATGGCCAAAAGCCCAAAGGCCCCACGGGCTACGGCAAAGCCAGCGCCAAGCCGCCAACGGCCACGCCTTTCGCCATGGCCTCTCTCTTCGTCGCGGCGCGCCGCCTGCTCAGCCTTGGCCGCCGCGGAGGACTCCTCCCCGTGCCCCCCTCTCGCGCCGTTGCCACCTCATCTCGCAGCAACAGCAAGAAGGAGCGACCGCCGCCGGCGCGGCCGCAGAGCCTGCAGTCCACGCTGTGGCCGCTGGGCCACCCGGGCACACTCCTTGTGCCGGAGATCGAACTGTGGGCGGCGCGGCCCAGAAACTGCCTCCGAGCCGTTGAGCTCCAACACATCGTCAAGGAGCTCTGcaagcgccgccgccaccaccaggcCCTCGAG GTCTCTGAGTGGATGAATCTCAAGGATCACGTCAAATTTCTGCCAAAGGATCATGCTATTCACCTGGATTTAATTGGTCAAGTCCATGGAGTTGGAGCAGCAGAGACCTACTTCAATAACCTGTTTGACAAAGATAAGACAGAGAAACCCTATGGTGCACTTCTCAACTGCTACACATGA
- the LOC136536558 gene encoding pentatricopeptide repeat-containing protein At4g21705, mitochondrial-like: MGLFLIILDYRICINSYGTRADFFGLENTLEAMECEPQIVVDWNTYAVVASNYIKGDLREKAYSALRKAEAKMDKKDAGAYGHLISLYGYLGDKSEVKRLWVLQMLNCKRYINKDYTNMLAVLVKLDEITEAEDLLKEWESSKNAFDFQVPNALLTGYRQKGLPETLLDGFLKKGKMPTSTSWGIVAIGYAEKGVVAKAYELTKNALSMYVPNTGWIPRPSMIEMILKYLGDEWEVKDIEAVGPQDHRLRRVNHSPVLPSTR, translated from the coding sequence ATGGGATTGTTCCTGATAATTTTAGATTACAGAATATGCATAAATTCTTATGGCACAAGAGCTGACTTTTTTGGGTTGGAGAACACCCTGGAGGCGATGGAATGTGAGCCTCAAATTGTTGTTGACTGGAATACCTATGCTGTTGTGGCAAGCAACTACATTAAGGGTGACCTAAGGGAGAAGGCATACTCTGCCTTAAGGAAAGCAGAGGCAAAAATGGATAAAAAGGATGCGGGTGCCTATGGCCACTTGATTTCCTTGTATGGCTACCTTGGGGACAAATCAGAAGTCAAGAGGCTATGGGTGCTGCAAATGTTGAACTGTAAGAGGTATATAAACAAGGACTACACCAATATGCTTGCCGTGCTTGTGAAGCTTGATGAGATCACAGAAGCTGAAGACTTGCTGAAAGAGTGGGAGTCTAGCAAAAATGCATTTGACTTCCAAGTTCCAAATGCCCTGCTCACAGGGTACCGCCAAAAGGGCTTGCCGGAGACGCTGCTCGATGGCTTCTTGAAAAAGGGAAAGATGCCTACTTCAACCAGCTGGGGGATTGTGGCGATTGGCTATGCGGAGAAAGGTGTTGTCGCGAAAGCTTATGAGCTGACCAAAAATGCCCTCTCTATGTACGTCCCCAATACCGGCTGGATCCCTAGGCCTTCAATGATTGAGATGATACTTAAGTATcttggagatgaatgggaggTCAAGGATATCGAagctgttggcccacaggatcaccggctcaggcgagtgaaccactcgccggtcttgccgagcacccgctag
- the LOC136538839 gene encoding pentatricopeptide repeat-containing protein At2g20710, mitochondrial-like isoform X2, protein MSGAHPSRYPPSWSNGNKKAIPSRSSSSRPSSRSSSASAASPTHSRSQLSFWMTDRRHLHLSAGDVAYRLDLISKVHGLEKAVEYFGMVPKQLRKPQCYGSLLKCYVEAKAVDKAEEHFAKMQEMGMKSSYAYTSMMKLYLETGQLERVHAMFQDMEEKGVKPDTFSVESMLAAYIAAEDVEGVGKVLDKADPHEKLVSWHGHALAASLFMKSGMQVRAVMALLEAERRISPKSSRIAYAFLLKTYTDLGMYPEVGRIWSVYKSKVPPCNTMYLSRISALLKMNDIDGAEATLKEWETVCLRYHDFRLINLMVDAYCRDGLVEKAVALVDDAIKKGRTPYANTWYKLAGGFFKTGEVPKAVDMTREALDSATPPWKPDLTNVLMSLEHFMKQKDVEAAEEMASMLQKLDPLTRDVYHCLLKTYVRVGKPVSDLLERMKKDGLEADEETERILAGECE, encoded by the exons ATGTCGGGCGCCCATCCATCCCGCTATCCCCCGTCCTGGAGCAATGGGAACAAGAAGGCCATACCGTCAAGAAGTTCGTCATCCAGGCCATCGTCAAGAAGCTCGTCGGCCTCCGCCGCTTCGCCCACGCACTCGAGGTCCCAG CTATCGTTCTGGATGACCGACCGGAGGCACCTCCACCTGTCGGCCGGTGACGTCGCGTACCGGCTGGACCTAATCAGCAAGGTGCACGGTCTTGAGAAAGCTGTCGAGTACTTTGGCATGGTACCGAAGCAGCTGAGGAAACCGCAGTGCTACGGCTCCCTCCTGAAATGCTATGTGGAGGCGAAGGCCGTCGACAAGGCTGAGGAGCACTTTGCTAAGATGCAGGAGATGGGGATGAAGAGTTCTTATGCATACACTTCGATGATGAAGCTTTACTTAGAGACTGGGCAGCTTGAAAGGGTGCACGCCATGTTCCAGGACATGGAAGAGAAAGGTGTGAAACCTGATACGTTCAGTGTGGAGAGTATGTTAGCTGCGTACATCGCTGCTGAAGATGTCGAGGGGGTTGGTAAGGTGCTCGACAAGGCCGATCCACACGAGAAGCTTGTGAGTTGGCATGGACATGCTTTGGCAGCGAGCTTGTTCATGAAATCTGGGATGCAGGTGAGGGCTGTCATGGCTCTCCTGGAAGCCGAGAGGCGGATATCTCCAAAGAGTAGTAGGATTGCATACGCTTTCTTACTCAAGACCTATACTGATCTGGGAATGTATCCTGAGGTTGGACGCATTTGGAGTGTCTACAAATCCAAAGTGCCACCGTGCAACACGATGTACTTGTCAAGGATAAGTGCGTTACTCAAGATGAACGACATTGATGGGGCGGAGGCAACATTGAAAGAGTGGGAAACGGTCTGTCTTCGTTATCATGATTTCAGATTAATCAACTTGATGGTTGATGCTTATTGCAGAGACGGTCTTGTGGAGAAGGCAGTAGCTCTTGTGGATGACgccatcaagaaagggaggacaCCTTACGCTAATACTTGGTATAAGTTGGCTGGTGGATTTTTTAAAACTGGTGAGGTACCAAAAGCAGTGGACATGACAAGGGAGGCTCTTGATTCTGCGACTCCTCCATGGAAACCTGACCTCACAAATGTGCTAATGAGCCTGGAGCACTTCATGAAACAGAAGGATGTAGAAGCAGCTGAGGAGATGGCGAGTATGCTACAGAAGCTGGATCCTTTGACTAGGGATGTTTACCATTGTTTATTGAAGACATATGTCCGTGTGGGAAAGCCGGTGTCCGATTTGCTCGAGCGAATGAAGAAAGATGGCCTTGAGGCTGATGAGGAAACAGAGAGAATCCTCGCAGGAGAATGCGAGTAG
- the LOC136538839 gene encoding pentatricopeptide repeat-containing protein At2g20710, mitochondrial-like isoform X1, translating into MYRLLLRRFSTAAEGAATASPSPSTSMSPTLRQPLPDDLYRRIMNVGRPSIPLSPVLEQWEQEGHTVKKFVIQAIVKKLVGLRRFAHALELSFWMTDRRHLHLSAGDVAYRLDLISKVHGLEKAVEYFGMVPKQLRKPQCYGSLLKCYVEAKAVDKAEEHFAKMQEMGMKSSYAYTSMMKLYLETGQLERVHAMFQDMEEKGVKPDTFSVESMLAAYIAAEDVEGVGKVLDKADPHEKLVSWHGHALAASLFMKSGMQVRAVMALLEAERRISPKSSRIAYAFLLKTYTDLGMYPEVGRIWSVYKSKVPPCNTMYLSRISALLKMNDIDGAEATLKEWETVCLRYHDFRLINLMVDAYCRDGLVEKAVALVDDAIKKGRTPYANTWYKLAGGFFKTGEVPKAVDMTREALDSATPPWKPDLTNVLMSLEHFMKQKDVEAAEEMASMLQKLDPLTRDVYHCLLKTYVRVGKPVSDLLERMKKDGLEADEETERILAGECE; encoded by the exons atgtaccggCTTCTCCTCCGCCGCTTCTCCACGGCTGCCGAGGGTGCTGCCACcgcctctccctccccctccacCTCCATGTCCCCGACCCTGCGGCAACCTCTGCCGGACGACCTGTACCGCCGCATCATGAATGTCGGGCGCCCATCCATCCCGCTATCCCCCGTCCTGGAGCAATGGGAACAAGAAGGCCATACCGTCAAGAAGTTCGTCATCCAGGCCATCGTCAAGAAGCTCGTCGGCCTCCGCCGCTTCGCCCACGCACTCGAG CTATCGTTCTGGATGACCGACCGGAGGCACCTCCACCTGTCGGCCGGTGACGTCGCGTACCGGCTGGACCTAATCAGCAAGGTGCACGGTCTTGAGAAAGCTGTCGAGTACTTTGGCATGGTACCGAAGCAGCTGAGGAAACCGCAGTGCTACGGCTCCCTCCTGAAATGCTATGTGGAGGCGAAGGCCGTCGACAAGGCTGAGGAGCACTTTGCTAAGATGCAGGAGATGGGGATGAAGAGTTCTTATGCATACACTTCGATGATGAAGCTTTACTTAGAGACTGGGCAGCTTGAAAGGGTGCACGCCATGTTCCAGGACATGGAAGAGAAAGGTGTGAAACCTGATACGTTCAGTGTGGAGAGTATGTTAGCTGCGTACATCGCTGCTGAAGATGTCGAGGGGGTTGGTAAGGTGCTCGACAAGGCCGATCCACACGAGAAGCTTGTGAGTTGGCATGGACATGCTTTGGCAGCGAGCTTGTTCATGAAATCTGGGATGCAGGTGAGGGCTGTCATGGCTCTCCTGGAAGCCGAGAGGCGGATATCTCCAAAGAGTAGTAGGATTGCATACGCTTTCTTACTCAAGACCTATACTGATCTGGGAATGTATCCTGAGGTTGGACGCATTTGGAGTGTCTACAAATCCAAAGTGCCACCGTGCAACACGATGTACTTGTCAAGGATAAGTGCGTTACTCAAGATGAACGACATTGATGGGGCGGAGGCAACATTGAAAGAGTGGGAAACGGTCTGTCTTCGTTATCATGATTTCAGATTAATCAACTTGATGGTTGATGCTTATTGCAGAGACGGTCTTGTGGAGAAGGCAGTAGCTCTTGTGGATGACgccatcaagaaagggaggacaCCTTACGCTAATACTTGGTATAAGTTGGCTGGTGGATTTTTTAAAACTGGTGAGGTACCAAAAGCAGTGGACATGACAAGGGAGGCTCTTGATTCTGCGACTCCTCCATGGAAACCTGACCTCACAAATGTGCTAATGAGCCTGGAGCACTTCATGAAACAGAAGGATGTAGAAGCAGCTGAGGAGATGGCGAGTATGCTACAGAAGCTGGATCCTTTGACTAGGGATGTTTACCATTGTTTATTGAAGACATATGTCCGTGTGGGAAAGCCGGTGTCCGATTTGCTCGAGCGAATGAAGAAAGATGGCCTTGAGGCTGATGAGGAAACAGAGAGAATCCTCGCAGGAGAATGCGAGTAG